From the genome of Papaver somniferum cultivar HN1 chromosome 2, ASM357369v1, whole genome shotgun sequence, one region includes:
- the LOC113352036 gene encoding nicotianamine synthase 3-like, with product MFHNYDIDRSANALASNLVSADPDLSERMLFHDTDIMDVTTGLSDYEVVFLAALVGLNKEDKRKVIDHLAKHMAPGSLLMLRGAHGARGFLYPIVEPSDLPGFEVLAVFHPMDDVINWSLLHVKAMISTSTSSWSYFILFSSDGRRHKLSDCCT from the coding sequence ATGTTTCACAATTATGATATTGACAGATCAGCCAATGCTCTGGCTTCTAACTTGGTATCTGCAGATCCTGACTTGTCCGAGCGAATGTTATTTCATGATACTGATATTATGGATGTTACTACTGGTTTAAGCGACTACGAAGTTGTCTTCTTGGCTGCTTTAGTTGGTTTGAACAAAGAAGATAAACGCAAAGTTATTGATCATCTAGCTAAGCACATGGCACCAGGGTCCTTATTAATGTTGAGGGGTGCTCATGGTGCTCGTGGTTTTCTATATCCAATTGTTGAGCCTAGTGATCTTCCAGGTTTCGAGGTTCTTGCTGTTTTTCATCCGATGGACGATGTGATAAATTGGTCATTGTTGCACGTAAAAGCAATGATAAGTACCAGTACTAGTTCATggagttattttattttattttcatccgATGGACGACGTCATAAACTCAGTGATTGTTGCACGTAA